The following coding sequences are from one bacterium window:
- a CDS encoding substrate-binding domain-containing protein, with protein sequence MITFRSNSKDPLHIQGAERIRKYIARQRLRQGDALPPVKELCDYLGLSYVTVHKALAVLARKGLVQPIRGKGTFVTGRGGAGQGPSQIGLVSVGAHASMLQQGYRLEMFRGIIETAGDQHVDVRMFSLKNPADRLSSQELRQMEIDGLLVMELTDPALMKRFVRSGVPVVVADSCLPDIPLNYVVCDNEGAATRSVKYLVEMGHRRIHYVGGATRHPVTNALVSSWDAEIRRRFYEIAMEQAGLVPVCHGGESGLDKKRVESLIKTCIRGNNRPTAVVTYDCAVAHQFIDGLKQAGISVPGDLSVVAVAGELTAEKGYSPLLSHNSFDFHGMGVQALRILMDRFSDPDMPMAQAAIHRVGFTFVEGETVATLRPS encoded by the coding sequence ATGATCACATTTCGTTCCAACAGTAAGGATCCCCTGCACATTCAGGGGGCTGAACGCATCCGTAAGTATATCGCCCGCCAACGGTTGCGCCAGGGGGATGCCTTGCCGCCGGTCAAGGAACTCTGCGACTACCTCGGCCTGTCGTATGTGACGGTTCATAAGGCGTTGGCGGTCCTGGCGCGCAAAGGCCTTGTCCAGCCCATACGGGGTAAGGGTACTTTTGTTACGGGTCGGGGTGGGGCGGGTCAGGGACCAAGCCAGATTGGATTGGTGTCGGTCGGAGCCCATGCCTCCATGCTCCAGCAGGGGTATCGGCTTGAGATGTTCAGGGGTATCATTGAGACGGCCGGGGATCAGCATGTGGATGTCCGGATGTTTTCCCTGAAAAATCCGGCCGATCGGCTATCAAGTCAGGAATTGCGGCAAATGGAGATCGACGGCTTGTTGGTTATGGAGTTGACCGATCCGGCGTTGATGAAGCGCTTTGTCCGGTCAGGTGTCCCGGTTGTTGTGGCGGATTCGTGTCTGCCGGATATTCCTTTGAACTATGTGGTTTGCGACAATGAGGGCGCTGCTACCCGCTCTGTCAAGTATCTGGTCGAGATGGGGCACCGGCGAATCCATTATGTGGGCGGGGCGACCCGCCATCCGGTGACCAATGCCCTGGTCAGTTCATGGGACGCAGAGATCCGTCGCAGGTTCTACGAGATCGCCATGGAGCAGGCTGGGCTCGTTCCCGTCTGCCACGGCGGGGAGAGCGGCCTTGATAAAAAGAGGGTGGAGTCCTTAATCAAGACCTGCATCAGGGGCAATAACCGTCCCACGGCGGTGGTGACCTATGATTGCGCCGTGGCTCATCAGTTCATCGATGGACTTAAACAGGCAGGGATCTCGGTGCCGGGCGACTTGTCGGTAGTGGCTGTAGCGGGTGAGCTAACCGCGGAGAAGGGGTACAGCCCCCTGTTGTCCCATAATTCATTTGATTTTCATGGGATGGGCGTCCAGGCGCTGCGCATTCTGATGGACCGGTTCAGCGATCCCGATATGCCGATGGCCCAGGCGGCGATCCACCGTGTTGGATTTACATTCGTTGAGGGGGAAACGGTCGCAACTCTTAGGCCCTCCTGA